Genomic segment of Malania oleifera isolate guangnan ecotype guangnan chromosome 7, ASM2987363v1, whole genome shotgun sequence:
AAACGTTTAGATAGTTTGATTCCCTACactaaaaaaaaattggcatggAAAACTTTCACAAGGGTTAAAATGATTGATTTTTAAGttattcataaattaaaattaattattgaagGGTTGGGGGGGTTTCCTATTTTTGAGAACGATGGTTTGGAATCGGGATAATAAAATGTAGTGCAATGATGGTATTTTACCTACACCAGTGGATGTGATTTTTAGGAAGGACTTAGAAGCCCAAGATATAATAGATAAATTGGATTTAGAAATGTGTGGTGCTGTTGGAATTGAAGTGCGCTTTGATGGGGGTAAGTACCAGGCAAAGAAGGGTCAGAGCGAGCTTGCAAATTTAAAGTGTTTGgtgaattatgatggaaagggatTGAAAAGGGGTCTTCTTGGATAGTAGTACTTTtcagttatttttttaaaaaaattatttgttattttttttttaaattttcatctttattattattattttttgttttgtctgtgtttttttttattttttcaggtGGACCTATTGTCCCCTTAGgttgtaacttctctttctcaatctaatctaccttcttttattatcaaaaaaaatattttttattgaatttcATTTGATGCACAGTCAACTTACAATAAAATTGCTTGAATCCTGAACATATTCTTCTAATGTTATATATGTTCTTTAggaaatttaataattataaaatcaccattaatcaatttatttttttcctgtTAAAGTGTCAATTTAATTCTCCTTACTAAAAGGATTTTGTACGCTGAGTTAgtcatttatattattttaatttggaAGTGTTGGCTTTATGATCCAATACCCTTTCCAAATCCTATTCTACTGTGGAAATTCAAACTTCTATCTCTAAATTTAACTAAAAGGATTTTGCACATTGAGTCAGTtattcattttcttttaatttgGAAGTGTTGGCTTTACTATCCAATATGCTTTCCAAATCCTATTCTACTGTGGAAATTCAAACTTCTATCTCTAAATTGAGATGATAACTAATAGCTCAAAGCCCCAAAATCTATCTATTTAATATTCGTTTATtcaatttttcttaatatttacTTACCTTCCGTTTGGGAGCTTGGAATTTGGACTTTGGATATAGATTTTTGGGGACTTGGATgaaattcaataaaattttatattacatccacacaaatccaaatccgcacaaatccaaatccaagacctaAAATCCAAGCTCCCCAAAACCCAGGGTTAATGTATTTCACTTATTGTTAATTTTTCAAACATCAAAACTCTGATCACGTGATGGTGAACTATGGTAATGTTGTAGTACTGATGGTGTCTGTATGGGTCATCTGAGTTCGGATAGAAAGTGAGTAGTTTGATTATTCTGATGTTAATTGATGGGCTTCAAGTTCCATTAAAACtccatcttttaaaaaaaaaatttatttatggatgTCTTTCACTAAAATAATGGCTTGAGTTACATTTATGTTCTTACTTATGTTATTAAGTGTCAATCTTGGCCTCTTAATTGTTTATTGATTTCTTATTTCAAATATTATATATGCAAAACATATACAAGCTTAGTATCCCTTAAAAAATTATGGTACGAATGCTGCACAATAATGGGCTGCATTTTATTTTGTGACTCAACATCTTGTTATTATATTTCAAGTAAAAAATTgtaacaaaattttaatttgtgtttGTCAAATAGTCAATATTTGAATCCCATGAGTAGTAGTCATAGTTTCTCACTGAATTATATTTGTGCCAAGCCATAAACCATCAGCAAATAGTGTATGttcatgctttaaattaattGATTCAAGTTCTCATATAGATGTTATAGCTAGTGTGTTGTCAATTTTAGATCattttctaaggatttttcttGAATTACATATGTTGTATCTTATCTGTtatcaaattcatatttcttttaTAGCTCTTTTAAATTGAATTACATATGTTGCATCTATTTTGTAGCGTTATCTCTTGAGCCAGTTATTGGAGCTATTGCTGCCGGTAATGCTGTGGTACTAAAACCATCAGAAATTGCTCCAGTGACATCTTCATTGCTTGCGAAATTGCTAGAGGAATATCTGGACAACTCTGTTGTAAAAGTTATAGAGGGGGCTGTTGTTGAAACAGCTGCATTGTTGGAGCAGAAATGGGATAAGATATTCTACACAGGTTTTAGCTTTTGTCCCTTTAGTTATTTGTTATAATgcaatttttaatataatattgTGCTATGTTGTAGGTAGTTTTGTTATTATTGGGATGTAGTACACAGTGGAAGGTAGATtccattattttaattatttaattgtgggCACTTTTTTCAAATATCCATAGCTTCAAGGCAAATGAATCCACAAAGGATCAGTCTATAGCTATGATtataacttaaaaatattttttaagtaccTCTGTGCATGCATGCTTTTCTCTGTGTTCTTATTTTCATGTTAGTTCTTTAACTCAAAAGCCAAATTTTAGTAAAATTTGCAGTTCAATACCAAGTGTGAGACTTACTCGATCAACTCTACTAGTTATTAGCTCAAGTCCACCATTCTTGAACTGTGAAATTCTTAATTTAGCTGAAGCTGACCATATTACTTCTTAAATAATTTCGatctaaaatttaaaaagaaactGTTGCTAAATTTCTCtggttttgctaaaatttcaccATATTTCATTGTATTTTTTGGTGCTGTAGACATTTGAGCATACttcaacatatttttaaaaatctcaacATTGTGTAGTTTGATTCcatggaatatatatatttatgaaattgtAAGAAGGTGGGCCTTagatcaatggtaaggttgcttCTTTGTGACCGGTTGGTCATGAGTTCAAGTTCAAGGGaacagcctctctgcataaaagtagGGTGAAGGCTGCGTACACTGTGACGACCCTCCCCTATCCTTGTGAAgcggggagccttgtggcctggGGACATCccttttttatataattttaattgtagtgttgttattattgtttgtCATAGGGAGTGCCAGAGTTGGACGTATTGTGATGGCTGCCGCTGCAAAACACCTTACACCTGTTGTTCTTGAACTTGGGGGAAAGTGTCCAGTAGTCGTGGACTCAGATGTCGACTTACAAGTAATTTTATTCCCAAATAAACTTGATTCATGCTTCCTCCATTTTACTCTTGGCTGATAATTTGTCCATAGCATTTATCTGGTTGCTTCTTGTATTGTCCAATGGATATTTCTCACTGTGATGTTAGATCACTGTAAGGAGGATAATAGTTGGGAAGTGGGGATCCAATAATGGACAAGCTTGCATTGCTCCAGATTATATTATTACTCAGAAAGATTTTGTTCCAAAGTTGGTAAGATTGCTTCATTATAATTCACACACTGTCTTTTGGTAGGTTTCTTTTTCTTGAGGCATGTTTGTTCAATAGATAGATGCTCTAAAATATGGATTGGATGAACTCTTCGGAAAGGATCATATGGAATCGAAAGACCTGTCTCGCATTGTGAACTCATATCACTTCACCCGCTTGATAAATATCTTAGACGAGGATAAGGTCTGTGATAAGGTTGTCCTTGGAGGCCAAAGAGATGAGAACCAACTGTGAGTTTGATTGttcttcattattttcaaattggTAGCTAAATGAAGACAAGTTAGATGAAGCACCATTAACTGCTTTACCATTCATTGCAGGAAGATTGCTCCGACCATCCTGTTAAATGCCCCTGATGATTCTCTTATAATGAAGGAGGAAATATTTGGGCCATTACTTCCCATTGTAACTGTGAGAACTAAGACCATCTTTAAAGTGCAATTATTTTTTCCCTAAGGGTGTGTTACAGATAATAGTTTTTATACCTTTGGCACAGTAGAAAATCAATTGACGACACAAAAATTTTTAGCACAAGCCTCCCAATTTAGTAAAGTTCATTTTTCTAAGGGCATGTGCATTTTAATTTTGCAATTGGAAGGCATTCGTATCTATTCTTATGCCTCCCTCGCAAAATCGCCTATAGATTCTTGTTAGGGATGGATCCCTTTGATCAGTTTGAATTCATTCTGGTGGCCATTGACTACTTTACGAAGTGGGACAAAGCAGCCTCTTATGCCAATGTGACTTTTCTAACACCAAATTCTAATGGCAAACCTGAAAACGGCTATCCCATTCGAGACATCTCGAATTTGAAGTTTCGTATCTTCTCTCTCCTTCACCTAGAGTGCTTTCTTGAAGGTGCTTTTGGAATTGTGTTGGTTTCTATTGTTGTATTGGAAGGCATCCATATTTATGCTTGttctaatttcttaaaaaaaaaaaaaaaaagctaaaagaTGGTTGTAAAGTGTTTTTGAAACCTGCTTTTACATTTTGGGAACCAAAATGATTGCTAAATATGTTTCACAAGTTTTTTaggattttgaaaaatagaaacaaaaatagtAACAACACAAGCCAACGCATTTCAAAATGTGCTTCTTAGGTTTTTGTAATTTGTTCCTTGGAAACTCTTCTTTCCCTTCAATGGCTATGATGGCAAACTACTCACTTATAAAGAAAATGCTAGTTGTTAGAGAACAAATTTGTTTATTAGATTTTAAATACAACAAATTTGTTTGTTGAAAACTAGTCACTGGATTGaaatttttagtttcttttttgttttgtGATAGGTTGAAAATTTAAAGGATAGCTTTGATGTGATAAACTCAAAACCGAAACCATTGGCTGCATATCTCTTTACTATTGACAAGCAGCTAAAGAAGGATTTTGTGGAAAGCATTTCTGCGGGAGGAATGCTTATTAATGATACCATTCTACATGTAATTCTCTTCACCTCAATGCTCATATTATGCAGCTGTTTTTGCCTATACCATTATATGTtgcatttttatttataaataagaAATTGAGCAGTTTCTTGCTTCAATATCTTGTGGCATAAATTCTAACCACTGCAAATAGGATTTGTAATATTATAACTTGTGTGATATATAATCATATGTGATTGTGCCTGTGAAAATGACATGATGTTGGTTATTTGTTCTCATATTGAGTTCCACTATAATGCATTTTTGATGGGGAGAGTCAAAATATGATAAGATCTCATCATATTCCCCCTGTATTGTGTAACACTCAGGTTCATGTTTGTATAGCTCATTTTTAAGTTTTAACGCCTGCCCTATCCCTGCATTTGAGATTTTTGGTTCATTTGATGTTATGAGCCATCTTGATCATGTGTGATACTCTTGTTGTGCATCTTGAAGGACTTTTTGTACCAATCCACTTCTTGGGAAAGGCCAAAAATGGGGGAGTGTACACCCAACAAAGTTATAAAGAAACCCACCTGATGTAGGACAGCAACAGAAATTAGATATAGAGAATAACTGTAAAATAACTTGGTCCTAGCTATCAAATAAACATCTAAAGTtctccattggtggttctccatcaCCACCACAAGCTAGACATAAGGTATCATTTTCTACTTGGCCTAGCCTGTGTGGAGCTCACAACAGTCATACCGGAGCAGTTTATGATGGTTTTTCAAAATGAATGCAGCCTGTAGTTTTAACAAACCCCATTCGATTGGCATATACAGGCTTGCATATTTGCATTTTAGAGTACAATGCATGGATTTGTATTTTGTGTGAACAATTTTCTAATACTCACACATGATTATCTTTTATAACTATTAGTCTTCTAATGAATTGTTATGAAACGGTGCAGGTTACTGTTCCCACCTTACCTTTTGGAGGAGTGGGTGAGAGTGGAATGGGTTCATACCATGGTAAATTTTCTTTTGCTAGTTTTAGCCACAAAAAGGCTGTTATGTACCGTAGTTTTGATGGAGATACATCGATGAGGTACCCACCTTACACATCTCGACAGCTGAGACTGCTAAGGGCCCTTGTGAATGGCAACATATTTGACATAATTCTTGCTTTAATTGGAAGGTCTAAGGATTGAAAAGTGTAGTTAATGTGAAGAAAGTGTTGTGTTGTTTCTGCCATCTACTTGGTTTACTCGCCCTTGTACTTACTCTTACTATGATCATAGCGAGAAGGCAATAAGGCAAGAAGGCTTTGAGAAGGAAAAATTATGTGTCTTCTGCAGAGGAAagtatcatatatataaatatatgtatatgtatatatattaagtaTTCTTAGGTTTTTTCAATCTCAAATCCCTCAATTCATAACATGTTATTATCATGAGTTGCTTAAGCATTGTTCAAGAATGAATTCTTGACTAATTTCTTTTAGGTAAGCTCCCTTTGAGGAGGTATGATATAATTTTCGTTCTTTGTAGTTACTATGCTTATGCTTAGTATTAATTTAACTAGTGTTTTATAGTTAAAACATGCTAttggatattaaaataataatatttctagTACTTACTCTTTCATACTTGTCCTTTCATATTATCTTGAAATTGTAAGCCTCCATTTGCATCAAAGTTTTTGTTAAGAGAAGGTGaagaaagaaaacataataattttttattattttctctacatcaaatactaataaaataaaatttattctgatatcttaaaaaaaattaaggaaaaggAGATATTAATGgtgtataaaatcaaaattttattcattagtTTTgtatacattttattttttcttaatcaaatttAGAAAAGTGAATTTATTCATATATTTTTcccttaaaatcaaaattttattcattagtTTTTTATacgttttattttttcttatactttccttgataatcaaattttaaaaagtgattttttcatatttttctttccttttcctaatGATTTCCAAGTTCAAAAGGGCCAATATGTAGGAATGAAACATGTTTTTCCTAATGAGAACATCTTATTTGGAATGGTAATAAATTTGTTCCTAAATGATAAATTTTGTTGTTAGAGTTTTGATTTAGGGAtaataatgagtttttttttttcccttttttgatttttttatattaaaatattaaataattgtTGTCGGCTAGATGATCCAACGAGTTTTGCATGATAGACGAGAGAGACAAAAGGTTATTGAACAAAACTCATTGACCATCTAGCGAGTTTTGCAcgtggaagagagagagagagagagacaaaaggTGATTGGACATTCCTATCttagaaaaatagaaataaaaataataataattacactaatGACAATtgctattatgaaaataatgaaaaaaaatcatAGAACAAAaacagcaaaaaataaaaaataatagtttttattatgaaaataataaaactactagtaattacaacaataataataacaactaataataatatttatttctatcaaaataataataacaacaataaaaataatactacaactaataaaaatcactattctaattttttttaaaataaaaataactattttTCATTGCGTTATAGAATCAATTGAAAAATATCAAATATtgggaaagaaaaattgaaattgaattccTACAATAGTTGCACATGGGGTCGGAATATTAatagttataaaaaatatattattttttaattacttCATAATAATGACATATTGTcacaaataaaattttttgaaattttttatcgTTTCCTTTCATTTtgtttaatacaaatatcattAAACTTAAAGTGTATAATtagtataaaataaatgaaaaataacatCTTAGTTTTAATTAGTATAAAACTGGCTCATTGGAGATTCAAATATTATTAGTTATGAAAAAATATGTCATTTTTCGTatcaagaacaaaaaaaaaaaaataaaaaaaaaataatattattattattataaaaaaggcttcaattattattggtaaatattaattatttactaaccttaaaaaatattaattatttactattaataattgcttgctaGCTGTTTTGATTAGTTGGGAATTTTTAATTACTTGGAGAAGTGGAATAACTTGAGAGTTTTTTCTcgttttaactttttttcaaaaaatatatattaaataataccctattttgggaagtatttcccagaataaCTTTGACATAATCTCgttacttgaagtagcgagatttccCATGTATGCTGCCATGCATTTGTGCCAGATCGGGCATgacatttaaatctcgctactccgaATAGTAAGATTTTCTGTGCACCTATTGAATAGGTTTTCcttttattgtttattaataattaattaaattgggaAATCTTCagttattaatttaaattttgacataTAATAAATTACAGTTCgcaatttagttaaaaatatttttttatcaaaaattaatataacagtcatacactataaatatacactaattatatttaattaaattgggagatcttctattatttttttgagaaggaaatatttaaatattaattaaaaataattagtatttaaataatttaacatGTTCCAAACAGAGCTTCTGCTTCTTCTGTTGCCGCTATCTCTTGCACAAAGAGAGTCTAAGGTTTGTTGCCCAAGAAGTTGCTGCTACTGCTACCGTTGTCAGCATAAATATTTATGGAAGCGTAACGCTTCTTTTATTCTCTTTTGGTTCTCTTTTTGTTCTCATATTTTCTTTTAACATTATTAATTTGTTTTTCTCTGACAATGAGTTTTAGGGATCATGTTCCCTTTGATGGAGTTAggattttaattttcgcatttctgACATTTCCTATTTTTGGTTTATTCCTctattatcctctctctctctctctctctctctctctctctctctctctctctctctctctctctctctctctctctctctccgttcCACCATTTTCCCTATAAATTCTAATGTCATTTTCACTTTGCTGATATGAGtgtttcaattttattttgttaaggGTTAACCGTCCTTTTATAAATTGCAGAGAAAATTGAAATAATGAagagtagaaaataaaatattgattattttcatatgtAAAATACCGAAGCAAAGTTTCTAATTTTCCTAGATTTAAAAACCTGCAAAGAGAAAccaatttattaaaatattaatccatttttgttgcaaaattaatcttctTGGTAACTAGGCAAAACATATATCAACTAATCCTCTagagttattttttatttggaGTTTGGTGTAATTGAGAAATTGTCCTTCTCTCCTACACTGTCTCTTTCTTGCTATCGTGAAACCATTCAAATTTAGTTAGCTTTGAAAAGGGAAACTCATGAGAATCTGTCTATTAATTTGGATTGTTAAAAGATTGGGATGATGGTTGAAACTGAAAGATTGGGATAATTGCTGCTTCATGTCACTATTTATTCTCTCTCTCCATGTCTCAACTAATATATTACTCATTAGTCATTACTATAATTCATTTTGTTCCTTAGAAGCAGTCAGGTTGTGGGATGGCCGCCTATAAAGGCTTATAGGATGAACAACTTGGCTAACCAGGCAAAGACTCTGACCTCTGAAGAAGATGAGACATGCGAGGATGATAAATTGAAGGATACTTTAAAGAAAAAAGTGTACAATGGTAGCAATAAGAACAATACTGCTGCTATGGAAAAAGGACATCTTGGGTTTGTTAAGGTTAACATGGATGGATTGTGAATAGGGAGGAAAGTGGATCTAAATGCTCACGCTTGCTATGAGACTTTAGCCCAAGCATAGGAGGACATGTTTTGTTAATCCAACCATGGGCATCACTTCCATTCGCGAGTGTATTctctattttctatatttttttatcagtaatgcgtaatttacttattttctatcAATTCGATCTTAAAATTTTTGATGTGCGACTATAGTTAAATCATTGTTGCACCTCAATCTAACGACTAGCTTTTAGAACCAACTAATTTAAGAGTGCATAAACATTTTGACCTCAAAGTCAAATTAGTAGGATTAGGACAGTAATGGATTGCATTGATAATTCTGTTCTAGCTTAAAAATGTAATTATAATTGTGTAACTACGTTCAAGTGGAGGGAGTGAGCAAGCAAGAATGGCCTCCAAGCTTTAAAATGGATCATCCGAATTTGTGCTCACTTATGAAGATAAGGAGGCGGATTGGATGCTCGTAGGAGATGTTCCTTGGGAGTATGCACCTTTCATTTCGTTCTATATGATTATACTAgtgtagtatatatatatacttatgtaAATATGTTTGTGTGAATATGtctttgtgtgtatatatgcacATATTTATGTATAATGTTTATATATACACTACTAAGCCCCAAATGGAATGATGTCAAATGACAAGGCTAGCCCTATGGAAGACTAGCTGGTTTATTTCGAGCAACATTTTTAGGTTTAGGAGTAGTAGTTGCACTACTAGTAACCTAATATTAAACATTTTGGACCATGCTTTTAAGGTCTGTTTCATTCAAGTTCCTATGTACCCTGGGCAGTGCATATCAAATAGAACATCATAAGAAAAGACAATATTGTAGTTGAAAATTGAGAGATGGGGTTAGCAAGTATCAGTTCGTCCAGGTTTTGAACATTCAGCTGGATCAAATTATAAAGTTGTTTCTGCTTATCGAAGTCCTTTTTTTACACTTGTTACGTACACTATTTCATAGGATTAATTTGAAATTGATACgtgatcataaatttttttaataatgttTTATATGTGT
This window contains:
- the LOC131160208 gene encoding aldehyde dehydrogenase family 3 member H1-like isoform X2, which encodes MTCLPIQPFPRASSSFGVTRVFASCFTRRSSHCFSIHTHLLFPCSRRLLSSLFCRAIVSSMEEQEKGILFDEQQAALLVRELKESFNSGKTKSYKWRISQLKSIAKMVDEQESQILDALHQDLSKPQFEAFISEISMIKSSCKLALKELNHWMMPEKAKTSIATHPSSAEVVSEPLGVVLIISTWNYPFSLSLEPVIGAIAAGNAVVLKPSEIAPVTSSLLAKLLEEYLDNSVVKVIEGAVVETAALLEQKWDKIFYTGSARVGRIVMAAAAKHLTPVVLELGGKCPVVVDSDVDLQITVRRIIVGKWGSNNGQACIAPDYIITQKDFVPKLIDALKYGLDELFGKDHMESKDLSRIVNSYHFTRLINILDEDKVCDKVVLGGQRDENQLKIAPTILLNAPDDSLIMKEEIFGPLLPIVTVENLKDSFDVINSKPKPLAAYLFTIDKQLKKDFVESISAGGMLINDTILHVTVPTLPFGGVGESGMGSYHGKFSFASFSHKKAVMYRSFDGDTSMRYPPYTSRQLRLLRALVNGNIFDIILALIGRSKD
- the LOC131160208 gene encoding aldehyde dehydrogenase family 3 member H1-like isoform X1 encodes the protein MQLSSAIIAPSHLPTSMTCLPIQPFPRASSSVSFGVTRVFASCFTRRSSHCFSIHTHLLFPCSRRLLSSLFCRAIVSSMEEQEKGILFDEQQAALLVRELKESFNSGKTKSYKWRISQLKSIAKMVDEQESQILDALHQDLSKPQFEAFISEISMIKSSCKLALKELNHWMMPEKAKTSIATHPSSAEVVSEPLGVVLIISTWNYPFSLSLEPVIGAIAAGNAVVLKPSEIAPVTSSLLAKLLEEYLDNSVVKVIEGAVVETAALLEQKWDKIFYTGSARVGRIVMAAAAKHLTPVVLELGGKCPVVVDSDVDLQITVRRIIVGKWGSNNGQACIAPDYIITQKDFVPKLIDALKYGLDELFGKDHMESKDLSRIVNSYHFTRLINILDEDKVCDKVVLGGQRDENQLKIAPTILLNAPDDSLIMKEEIFGPLLPIVTVENLKDSFDVINSKPKPLAAYLFTIDKQLKKDFVESISAGGMLINDTILHVTVPTLPFGGVGESGMGSYHGKFSFASFSHKKAVMYRSFDGDTSMRYPPYTSRQLRLLRALVNGNIFDIILALIGRSKD
- the LOC131160208 gene encoding aldehyde dehydrogenase family 3 member H1-like isoform X3; amino-acid sequence: MQLSSAIIAPSHLPTSMTCLPIQPFPRASSSFGVTRVFASCFTRRSSHCFSIHTHLLFPCSRRLLSSLFCRAIVSSMEEQEKGILFDEQQAALLVRELKESFNSGKTKSYKWRISQLKSIAKMVDEQESQILDALHQDLSKPQFEAFISEISMIKSSCKLALKELNHWMMPEKAKTSIATHPSSAEVVSEPLGVVLIISTWNYPFSLSLEPVIGAIAAGNAVVLKPSEIAPVTSSLLAKLLEEYLDNSVVKVIEGAVVETAALLEQKWDKIFYTGSARVGRIVMAAAAKHLTPVVLELGGKCPVVVDSDVDLQITVRRIIVGKWGSNNGQACIAPDYIITQKDFVPKLIDALKYGLDELFGKDHMESKDLSRIVNSYHFTRLINILDEDKVCDKVVLGGQRDENQLKIAPTILLNAPDDSLIMKEEIFGPLLPIVTVENLKDSFDVINSKPKPLAAYLFTIDKQLKKDFVESISAGGMLINDTILHVTVPTLPFGGVGESGMGSYHGKFSFASFSHKKAVMYRSFDGDTSMRYPPYTSRQLRLLRALVNGNIFDIILALIGRSKD
- the LOC131160208 gene encoding aldehyde dehydrogenase family 3 member H1-like isoform X4, which encodes MQLSSAIIAPSHLPTSMTCLPIQPFPRASSSCRAIVSSMEEQEKGILFDEQQAALLVRELKESFNSGKTKSYKWRISQLKSIAKMVDEQESQILDALHQDLSKPQFEAFISEISMIKSSCKLALKELNHWMMPEKAKTSIATHPSSAEVVSEPLGVVLIISTWNYPFSLSLEPVIGAIAAGNAVVLKPSEIAPVTSSLLAKLLEEYLDNSVVKVIEGAVVETAALLEQKWDKIFYTGSARVGRIVMAAAAKHLTPVVLELGGKCPVVVDSDVDLQITVRRIIVGKWGSNNGQACIAPDYIITQKDFVPKLIDALKYGLDELFGKDHMESKDLSRIVNSYHFTRLINILDEDKVCDKVVLGGQRDENQLKIAPTILLNAPDDSLIMKEEIFGPLLPIVTVENLKDSFDVINSKPKPLAAYLFTIDKQLKKDFVESISAGGMLINDTILHVTVPTLPFGGVGESGMGSYHGKFSFASFSHKKAVMYRSFDGDTSMRYPPYTSRQLRLLRALVNGNIFDIILALIGRSKD
- the LOC131160208 gene encoding aldehyde dehydrogenase family 3 member H1-like isoform X7, translated to MQLSSAIIAPSHLPTSMTCLPIQPFPRASSRELKESFNSGKTKSYKWRISQLKSIAKMVDEQESQILDALHQDLSKPQFEAFISEISMIKSSCKLALKELNHWMMPEKAKTSIATHPSSAEVVSEPLGVVLIISTWNYPFSLSLEPVIGAIAAGNAVVLKPSEIAPVTSSLLAKLLEEYLDNSVVKVIEGAVVETAALLEQKWDKIFYTGSARVGRIVMAAAAKHLTPVVLELGGKCPVVVDSDVDLQITVRRIIVGKWGSNNGQACIAPDYIITQKDFVPKLIDALKYGLDELFGKDHMESKDLSRIVNSYHFTRLINILDEDKVCDKVVLGGQRDENQLKIAPTILLNAPDDSLIMKEEIFGPLLPIVTVENLKDSFDVINSKPKPLAAYLFTIDKQLKKDFVESISAGGMLINDTILHVTVPTLPFGGVGESGMGSYHGKFSFASFSHKKAVMYRSFDGDTSMRYPPYTSRQLRLLRALVNGNIFDIILALIGRSKD
- the LOC131160208 gene encoding aldehyde dehydrogenase family 3 member H1-like isoform X5; translated protein: MTCLPIQPFPRASSSCRAIVSSMEEQEKGILFDEQQAALLVRELKESFNSGKTKSYKWRISQLKSIAKMVDEQESQILDALHQDLSKPQFEAFISEISMIKSSCKLALKELNHWMMPEKAKTSIATHPSSAEVVSEPLGVVLIISTWNYPFSLSLEPVIGAIAAGNAVVLKPSEIAPVTSSLLAKLLEEYLDNSVVKVIEGAVVETAALLEQKWDKIFYTGSARVGRIVMAAAAKHLTPVVLELGGKCPVVVDSDVDLQITVRRIIVGKWGSNNGQACIAPDYIITQKDFVPKLIDALKYGLDELFGKDHMESKDLSRIVNSYHFTRLINILDEDKVCDKVVLGGQRDENQLKIAPTILLNAPDDSLIMKEEIFGPLLPIVTVENLKDSFDVINSKPKPLAAYLFTIDKQLKKDFVESISAGGMLINDTILHVTVPTLPFGGVGESGMGSYHGKFSFASFSHKKAVMYRSFDGDTSMRYPPYTSRQLRLLRALVNGNIFDIILALIGRSKD
- the LOC131160208 gene encoding aldehyde dehydrogenase family 3 member H1-like isoform X8, producing MSPYSAFSTCFFQISMIKSSCKLALKELNHWMMPEKAKTSIATHPSSAEVVSEPLGVVLIISTWNYPFSLSLEPVIGAIAAGNAVVLKPSEIAPVTSSLLAKLLEEYLDNSVVKVIEGAVVETAALLEQKWDKIFYTGSARVGRIVMAAAAKHLTPVVLELGGKCPVVVDSDVDLQITVRRIIVGKWGSNNGQACIAPDYIITQKDFVPKLIDALKYGLDELFGKDHMESKDLSRIVNSYHFTRLINILDEDKVCDKVVLGGQRDENQLKIAPTILLNAPDDSLIMKEEIFGPLLPIVTVENLKDSFDVINSKPKPLAAYLFTIDKQLKKDFVESISAGGMLINDTILHVTVPTLPFGGVGESGMGSYHGKFSFASFSHKKAVMYRSFDGDTSMRYPPYTSRQLRLLRALVNGNIFDIILALIGRSKD
- the LOC131160208 gene encoding aldehyde dehydrogenase family 3 member H1-like isoform X6 is translated as MEEQEKGILFDEQQAALLVRELKESFNSGKTKSYKWRISQLKSIAKMVDEQESQILDALHQDLSKPQFEAFISEISMIKSSCKLALKELNHWMMPEKAKTSIATHPSSAEVVSEPLGVVLIISTWNYPFSLSLEPVIGAIAAGNAVVLKPSEIAPVTSSLLAKLLEEYLDNSVVKVIEGAVVETAALLEQKWDKIFYTGSARVGRIVMAAAAKHLTPVVLELGGKCPVVVDSDVDLQITVRRIIVGKWGSNNGQACIAPDYIITQKDFVPKLIDALKYGLDELFGKDHMESKDLSRIVNSYHFTRLINILDEDKVCDKVVLGGQRDENQLKIAPTILLNAPDDSLIMKEEIFGPLLPIVTVENLKDSFDVINSKPKPLAAYLFTIDKQLKKDFVESISAGGMLINDTILHVTVPTLPFGGVGESGMGSYHGKFSFASFSHKKAVMYRSFDGDTSMRYPPYTSRQLRLLRALVNGNIFDIILALIGRSKD